The following nucleotide sequence is from Flavimarina sp. Hel_I_48.
ACCGGATCACATGTTCTTCCCCACCGTCCAGCCTTTTCTGAACCTCTTCCGCAGTAAGATTTAAAGAATTATCAAGCTTGTTGCGGTTGTGCCAGTTGTAAATAAAAGTTTTTCCCTGCGCTTCGTGTTCTTTTCGTTCTTTATCTAAAGCTTCTTCGCTATCAAAAGCGTAATATGCATCACCAGAATCAATAAGTTGTTTCGCAAAGGCGAAATACTTATCCTTGCGCTCACTTTGTCTATAGGGTCCAAAATCTCCTTCTTTCCCCGGGCCTTCATCAAATGGAATTCCGCACCAGTTCAACGAGTCAATAATATACTCTTCTGTACGTTCTACATAACGCTGCTGGTCTGTATCTTCAATACGCAAAATGAATGTACCGTTGTTCTTCTTTGCAAATAGATAATTGTATAATGCGGTACGTACGCCGCCTATATGAAGTGGGCCGGTGGGACTGGGTGCAAAGCGCACTCTGGGATTTTGTGACATGTTTGTGGTTTTTGGCCTGCAAAGGTAAATTAATTTTGAAGTACTGCCTATTCAGAACGCATTTGTAGCCTGACGAATACTAGCGGTCAAATTTTTGTAATTTATTTCAGTACAATGCGGTTTATAAATTTTTTAATATATATAGCTTGATGCTAATATACTGTGCACTACGCAGAAAACACGTAAATTTGTGTAAAGCTGCGGGTATTTATATACCTCAAAACACCGTTTTATCAATTTATAGAATAATTTAAGCCAAGGTGAAAAAGCATAATGTCATAGAGGCGAAGCTGGAAGCATTTATCAGCAAGTATTACAAAAACAAACTCCTGCGCGGACTTTTGTTCTTTGTGGCCATAGGTGTGAGCTATTTTCTCCTTGTATTGCTTATAGAATATTTTTTCTGGCTAAGGCCCGCAGGTAGGGCTTTCTTGTTTTGGTCCTTTGTGTTGGTAGAACTTTTTCTTCTTTACCGCTTTATAGGAATTCCCGCTGCGCGATTGTTTAAATTAACTAAAGGAATTGATTTTAGGGAAGCCTCTTATTTAATAGGAGCGCACTTTCCAGAGGTGAGCGACAAACTTACGAACACCCTCCAGCTAAAAGGGCAGGGGAGTGGCTCTGATCTTGCAATGGCCAGTATTGCTCAGAAAGAAAAAGAACTTGACCCCATACCTTTTTCCCTCGCTATAAACTACAGGAAGAATGCTAAATATCTAAAGTATGCCGTTATACCGTTGCTGCTTTTTGTAATTATCAATTTTGTCTTCGGGAAACCTATATTTAAGACCAGTTATGAGCGAATGGTTAATTACGATAAGGCCTATGCTCCGCCTGCTCCTTTCTCTTTTCTGATAGATGAAACAGATTTAAGCACCATTGAAAACAAAGATTTCACAATCCATGCTAATGTAGCAGGATCAGAAATTCCCGAAAATGTACAGGTTTTTATTGATGGTAATGCCTTTTATATGACCAGCGCTGGCGGCGGAAAATTCAGTTATAGGGTAGAGCAACCGGCTACGGACATTGATTTTCATTTGGAAGCGAATGACGTGCGCTCCAGGAATTATAAACTTTCCGTGGTAAAGGCTCCGTTAATTGTTGATTTTGAAATGGCTCTTGATTACCCGGCGTATACATCAAAAAAGGATGAAACTGTGGAAAATACGGGTAACCTTACCGTTCCCGAAGGAACACGCGTCACCTGGAATCTGCAAACTTTAAATACCGAAGAAATCAAATGGATTACTTCAGATTCTACGTTGAACTTTAAGCAGAAAAGCACAGAAGTTTTTAGCATACAACGCACCCTTAGCAGAACTCTTGCTTATGGAATCAGTACGAGTAATGCGGCACTTGCAAATTATGAAACATTGGATTATCGTATTGACGTTATTCGTGATGCCTATCCCACCATAAATGTTTCCATAAAAGAAGATACGGTTAACGGTTTGCAAAATTACCATCAAGGTAGGGTTTCAGATGATTATGGACTTCGAGAACTTCGTCTCGTTTATTATGAAGAAGGGAAGGAAAGAGATAAAAAGTCAAAAAAGTTAGACATTAATGATGGAAATGTGGACCAATTTATTGCCGCTTTTCCAGATACGTTAAACCTGATTCCCGGCACAGCGTATACTTATTATTTTGAAGTGACCGATAATGATGCGGTAAACAAGTATAAGAGCGTTCGTTCCAATGTTTTTAATTTTAAAAAATTAACAAAAGAAGAAGTACAGGATGAACAATTGGACAGGCAACAGGAAACCATAAAAAACCTTGATAAATCACTTGAGAAACGGGAAAAAACAGATGAAGAACTGAAGAAAATTGCCCAGCTTCAGAAGGAAAAACAGGAACTCAATTATAGCGAGCAGCAGCAGCTCAAAAGCTTTATCAATAAGCAACGGCAGCAAGACGCGCTAATGAAAAAATATTCCGAAAGGTTAAAGGAAAATTTGAGAAATTTTAGAGAGAAAAACCAACCGGAAGATAAACTAGATGAACAACTGCAAGAACGTCTTGAGCAAAATGAAGAAAAGTTAGAGGAGCAGGAAAAGTTACTCAAAGAACTTGATGAACTGCGCGAAAAAATAAGCAAAGAAGAACTCAGCGAAAAGTTGGAGAAAGTCAGTCAGCAAAATAAGAATTCAAAGAAGACTTTGAAACAATTGCTGGAACTAACGAAAAAGTACTACGTAGAGCAAAAAATGAAGCGTATTGCGGAGCAAATCAAAGAGTTAGGTGAAAAACAACAGGAATTAAGCAAAAAAGAGGACAAT
It contains:
- a CDS encoding DUF4175 family protein codes for the protein MKKHNVIEAKLEAFISKYYKNKLLRGLLFFVAIGVSYFLLVLLIEYFFWLRPAGRAFLFWSFVLVELFLLYRFIGIPAARLFKLTKGIDFREASYLIGAHFPEVSDKLTNTLQLKGQGSGSDLAMASIAQKEKELDPIPFSLAINYRKNAKYLKYAVIPLLLFVIINFVFGKPIFKTSYERMVNYDKAYAPPAPFSFLIDETDLSTIENKDFTIHANVAGSEIPENVQVFIDGNAFYMTSAGGGKFSYRVEQPATDIDFHLEANDVRSRNYKLSVVKAPLIVDFEMALDYPAYTSKKDETVENTGNLTVPEGTRVTWNLQTLNTEEIKWITSDSTLNFKQKSTEVFSIQRTLSRTLAYGISTSNAALANYETLDYRIDVIRDAYPTINVSIKEDTVNGLQNYHQGRVSDDYGLRELRLVYYEEGKERDKKSKKLDINDGNVDQFIAAFPDTLNLIPGTAYTYYFEVTDNDAVNKYKSVRSNVFNFKKLTKEEVQDEQLDRQQETIKNLDKSLEKREKTDEELKKIAQLQKEKQELNYSEQQQLKSFINKQRQQDALMKKYSERLKENLRNFREKNQPEDKLDEQLQERLEQNEEKLEEQEKLLKELDELREKISKEELSEKLEKVSQQNKNSKKTLKQLLELTKKYYVEQKMKRIAEQIKELGEKQQELSKKEDNSPEKQEILNQEFKEVQEDLENLDKENEELTKPVDLPKEEKLEEEIIKEQQDATEELKKEQEDQDEGEKQNPEENKSDSSKKKAVQKQQKAADKMKQLAQKMESQMNQAGAQTLEEDVDMLRQILDNLVLFSFNQEDLMLEFKEMDDRNPMYSKKLVQQNVLRENFEHIDDSLFALSLRLPQLGEKISEELTNVDYNLGQSLERLAENQIMQGAASQQYVVTGANTLADMLSSILNNMQQQLSGSGSGKGGKPTPGAGSAGEQLSDIIMSQEELSEKMGKGESPGKGGKKGEKGEDGDQVKQGESGKDGEEGGNGESGKNGGSGGSQGQNGMKEGDRLSEEQRLKQYEIFKEQQQIREQLENLIQKEGLGEDANNLVREMRNLEDQLLSGGIDEAAHKRMQNLKHELMKLKVAEQEQGQDEERESQSNRKVFDNSAKSIEKEAKNYFNTEELLNREPLPLNGEYKIKVQSYFNGNDD